In one window of Henckelia pumila isolate YLH828 chromosome 1, ASM3356847v2, whole genome shotgun sequence DNA:
- the LOC140860298 gene encoding early light-induced protein 1, chloroplastic-like: protein MAAATGMQMISCGAGLSSRINIAGPNQFARVPLFKIRDLKFRVRSTAEDGGDINNVADEKQKAAVPVPPQLFSTPPPPPQPEESTKITDIMAFDGPGPERINGRLAMIGFVAAIAVELTRGQGIFSQIQNGGIQWFIGTTVVLSIASLVPLFKGVSADSKSQGLMTSDAELWNGRLAMVGLIALAYTEYVNGGTLV from the exons ATGGCAGCAGCAACAGGAATGCAAATGATCTCATGTGGAGCTGGTTTGAGTTCAAGAATTAATATTGCTGGTCCCAACCAGTTTGCTCGTGTGCCACTTTTTAAGATCAGGGACCTCAAGTTTCGAGTTCGAAGCACGGCCGAG GATGGTGGTGATATTAATAATGTTGCTGATGAGAAACAGAAAGCAGCTGTTCCAGTTCCGCCACAGTTGTTTTCAACACCACCTCCGCCGCCCCAGCCTGAGGAGAGCACCAAGATTACAGACATCATGGCCTTCGACGGTCCCGGCCCCGAGAGGATCAACGGCCGCCTAGCCATGATCGGATTCGTGGCGGCCATTGCAGTGGAATTAACCAGAGGACAAGGTATCTTTTCGCAGATACAAAACGGAGGAATCCAGTGGTTTATCGGGACAACTGTTGTGCTGTCCATAGCATCCCTCGTGCCATTGTTTAAAGGCGTGAGCGCAGATTCGAAATCCCAGGGATTGATGACATCCGACGCAGAGCTCTGGAATGGGAGGCTCGCAATGGTAGGGCTCATAGCTTTGGCTTATACCGAGTATGTCAACGGCGGGACTCTTGTGTGA